ACTTGGCGGCGTTGTACCCGGCCCCGCCCTCATAGGCGACGTGACCGGCGGTGGAGGTGACGTTGAGCACCGTGCCGCGGCCGTGAGCGCGCAGCTGGGGCAGGAACGCCTTGGTGAGCTTGAGAGTCCCTAGGACGTTGACCCGGTACATCCATTCCCAGTCGTCGGTGTCGGCGGCCGCGACACGGTCCGCGCCGCGGGCGCCGCCGGCCACGTTGATCAGGGTGTCGATGCCGCCGTCGGCGGTCACGGTCTCCAGGAGGCGCTCGACGTCGCCGTCTTCGCTGATGTCCGCCACGAGCGGCACGACGCCGGTCTCCTGCGCGAGGCGTTCCAGACGGTCCGCACGGCGCGCGACGGCGAAGACCTTCCAGCCGTCCGCGCTCAGCCGACGGGCCGTCGCCTCGCCGATGCCGGTGCTGGCTCCCGTGACGAGAGCGGTACGGGGAG
Above is a window of Arthrobacter sp. Y-9 DNA encoding:
- a CDS encoding SDR family oxidoreductase, coding for MTLQNSQTPRTALVTGASTGIGEATARRLSADGWKVFAVARRADRLERLAQETGVVPLVADISEDGDVERLLETVTADGGIDTLINVAGGARGADRVAAADTDDWEWMYRVNVLGTLKLTKAFLPQLRAHGRGTVLNVTSTAGHVAYEGGAGYNAAKFGQAALNDALRLEEAEHNIRVIEIAPGLVQTEEFALRRLGDAEAAAKVYAGVEEPLVADDVADVIAYAVQAPHHVNLAHVTIRPVAQPAAHKLLRGPLGGR